A stretch of Eubalaena glacialis isolate mEubGla1 chromosome 10, mEubGla1.1.hap2.+ XY, whole genome shotgun sequence DNA encodes these proteins:
- the B3GNT6 gene encoding LOW QUALITY PROTEIN: acetylgalactosaminyl-O-glycosyl-glycoprotein beta-1,3-N-acetylglucosaminyltransferase (The sequence of the model RefSeq protein was modified relative to this genomic sequence to represent the inferred CDS: inserted 2 bases in 2 codons; substituted 1 base at 1 genomic stop codon): MAFSRRRAVKPKTLTCLLVGLSFLGLHLWFLEAKSQQERMSDGSPQIARVAPVAAPPSSPGPQCLANASANATANFERLATCIQDFLRYLHCRHFPLLWDAPAKCAGSRGTFLLLAVKSSPANCGRHELIRCMWGXERSYGGRTGRRLFRRGAAAPEDAERAERLMAVMALEACDDGGVLQEASADTFLNLTLKHVHRIHWLEARCLHARFLLSGGDDVLVHTANVLRFLXAQPPDRYLLVAQLMSGSVPIRDSGSEYFVPSQLFPGPAYPVYCSGGDFRLSGRTIQALRQAACHTPLFPIDDAYVGMCLERAGLAPXGHEGIRPFGVQLPGARQPSFDPCMYRELLFVHRFAPYEMLLTWKVLRDPGLSWGGGHRVS, encoded by the exons ATGGCTTTTTCCCGCCGCAGGGCCGTGAAACCCAAGACCCTGACCTGCCTTCTGGTGGGTTTGAGTTTCTTGGGCCTGCATCTGTGGTTCCTCGAAGCCAAGTCCCAGCAGGAGAGGATGTCGGATGGCTCCCCGCAGATTGCCCGTGTGGCCCCTGTTGCCGCGCCGCCGTCCAGCCCAGGGCCTCAGTGCTTGGCCAACGCCTCGGCGAACGCCACGGCCAACTTCGAGCGGCTGGCCACGTGCATCCAAGACTTCCTGCGGTACCTCCACTGCCGCCACTTCCCGCTGCTCTGGGATGCGCCGGCCAAGTGTGCGGGCAGCCGCGGGACCTTCCTGCTGCTGGCCGTTAAGTCGTCGCCTGCCAACTGCGGGCGTCACGAGCTCATCCGCTGCATGTGGG AGGAGCGCAGCTACGGCGGGCGGACGGGGCGCCGCCTCTTCCGGCGGGGCGCCGCCGCTCCCGAGGACGCCGAGCGCGCCGAGCGGTTGATGGCGGTAATGGCGCTGGAGGCGTGCGATGACGGCGGCGTGCTGCAAGAGGCCTCCGCGGACACCTTCCTCAACCTCACGCTCAAGCACGTGCACCGGATCCACTGGCTGGAGGCCCGCTGCCTGCACGCGCGCTTCCTGCTCAGCGGCGGCGACGACGTCTTAGTGCACACAGCCAACGTGCTCCGCTTCCTGTAGGCGCAGCCGCCCGACCGCTACCTCCTCGTCGCGCAGCTCATGAGCGGCTCTGTGCCCATCCGCGACAGCGGGAGCGAGTACTTCGTGCCTTCGCAGCTCTTTCCCGGACCCGCCTACCCGGTGTACTGCAGCGGCGGCGACTTCCGCCTGTCCGGCCGCACGATCCAGGCCCTGCGCCAAGCCGCCTGCCACACCCCGCTCTTCCCTATCGACGACGCCTACGTGGGCATGTGTCTGGAGCGCGCCGGCTTGGCGC GTGGCCACGAGGGCATCCGGCCTTTCGGCGTGCAGCTGCCTGGCGCCCGGCAGCCCTCTTTCGACCCCTGCATGTACCGCGAGCTGCTGTTCGTGCACCGCTTCGCCCCCTACGAGATGCTGCTCACGTGGAAGGTGCTGCGCGACCCCGGGCTGAGCTGGGGCGGGGGGCACAGGGTGTCCTGA